A DNA window from Effusibacillus lacus contains the following coding sequences:
- a CDS encoding ABC transporter ATP-binding protein → MLAVSDLTVSYGQANALQNVSLRVDDGQIVALIGRNGAGKTTLLKAVSGLLPIRSGSVQIDDTILNGTKDGTAYNTPAHKIIGMGVGHVPQGRQVFSDQTVEDNLILGGYLIRNNKQLLQERMEREYNRFPRLLERRKQLAGTLSGGEQQMLAMARALIMDPKVLLLDEPSMGLAPLYVKLVLDTILDLKKQGVTILLVEQLATAALAISDYAYVLQNGDIVIEGESSKLRNDPALIQTYLGVS, encoded by the coding sequence TTGTTGGCGGTTTCTGATTTGACAGTATCCTACGGGCAGGCAAACGCCCTGCAAAACGTGTCTCTTCGCGTGGACGACGGGCAGATTGTAGCTTTGATCGGCCGCAACGGCGCGGGAAAGACCACATTGCTCAAGGCCGTTTCCGGTTTGCTGCCGATTCGGAGCGGTTCGGTCCAAATCGATGATACGATCCTCAACGGAACAAAAGATGGCACTGCGTACAACACCCCAGCCCATAAAATCATCGGCATGGGGGTCGGGCATGTGCCCCAGGGGAGGCAGGTTTTCTCCGATCAGACGGTGGAAGACAACCTGATCCTGGGAGGCTATTTGATTCGCAATAACAAACAGCTGCTGCAGGAGCGGATGGAGCGGGAATACAACCGGTTTCCGCGGCTCCTCGAACGGCGGAAACAGTTGGCCGGAACGCTGTCCGGCGGGGAGCAGCAAATGCTTGCCATGGCCAGAGCGCTGATCATGGATCCGAAAGTCCTGCTGCTGGACGAACCTTCCATGGGCCTGGCTCCGCTTTACGTCAAGCTTGTGCTTGACACCATTCTGGATTTGAAAAAACAGGGCGTGACCATACTTCTGGTGGAACAGCTCGCAACAGCTGCCCTTGCAATATCGGATTATGCCTATGTGCTGCAAAACGGAGACATCGTGATTGAAGGCGAGTCATCCAAACTGCGCAATGATCCTGCCCTGATTCAAACCTATCTGGGTGTTTCATGA